A genomic segment from Orientia tsutsugamushi str. Boryong encodes:
- a CDS encoding DnaA N-terminal domain-containing protein gives MHGNDIEQLQVIPFDESKQVTNSTTEYQKTTVLQQQISDEDYLSELSKELGSNSILFKVRKYILQHYEYKKVIDKTWFSKLEVVNEDNVNKKIFIKALTSFADSYIKSNYKHILEHAFAAQGFLLKLVEFIAS, from the coding sequence GTGCATGGCAACGATATTGAGCAGTTACAAGTTATACCATTTGATGAATCAAAACAAGTTACCAATAGCACAACGGAGTATCAAAAAACCACAGTTTTACAGCAACAAATAAGTGATGAAGATTACCTTTCAGAACTTAGTAAAGAGCTAGGTTCTAACTCTATATTGTTCAAAGTACGAAAATACATACTTCAACATTACGAATATAAGAAAGTTATTGATAAAACATGGTTTAGTAAATTAGAAGTTGTAAATGAAGATAATGTTAATAAAAAGATATTCATTAAGGCTTTAACAAGCTTTGCAGATAGCTATATCAAATCAAATTATAAGCACATTCTAGAGCATGCTTTTGCAGCTCAAGGGTTTTTGTTGAAATTAGTTGAGTTTATAGCAAGTTAG
- a CDS encoding alpha/beta fold hydrolase translates to MARKKNLELVLINLLISLLLSSYINTSYNARVNRANKVVQNTEMKHDIIKTNKFLLTVFHKITNPNTNFVFYIEGDGLIYYNDSISNNPTPLLPLVIELATIDPRPNVVYIARPCQYTPLSLQQNCVKEYWTNKRFAKEIVDAINEAIVKISNNQPCDIIGYSGGGGLAVLVAAINPNVRTITTIAGNLDHIAFNNFHNNPHMTDSLNPIDYAEQVKYIPQLHLSGMKDKIVPTFIADKFVQHVNFAKVIKFESISHDKGWKSIWQKFCIRHEAYIAKPL, encoded by the coding sequence GTGGCACGAAAAAAAAATCTAGAGTTAGTGTTAATAAACTTACTTATAAGTTTATTATTATCGAGTTATATCAATACAAGCTATAATGCTCGTGTAAATAGGGCAAACAAAGTTGTTCAAAATACAGAAATGAAACATGATATAATAAAAACTAATAAGTTCTTACTTACAGTTTTTCATAAAATCACAAACCCAAATACAAACTTTGTGTTTTATATTGAAGGTGATGGCTTGATATATTATAATGACAGTATATCTAATAATCCGACACCATTACTTCCGTTGGTAATAGAGCTTGCTACTATTGATCCGCGACCAAATGTGGTTTATATAGCCAGGCCTTGCCAATATACTCCTCTATCACTGCAGCAAAATTGCGTAAAAGAATACTGGACTAACAAAAGATTTGCCAAAGAAATTGTCGATGCTATCAATGAGGCTATTGTAAAAATTAGTAATAATCAACCATGTGATATTATTGGTTACTCTGGTGGTGGAGGACTAGCAGTATTAGTTGCAGCAATTAACCCTAATGTCAGGACAATTACAACTATAGCTGGTAATCTTGATCATATTGCATTTAATAATTTTCATAATAATCCTCACATGACAGATTCTCTTAATCCTATTGACTATGCTGAACAAGTTAAGTACATACCACAGCTTCATTTATCTGGCATGAAAGACAAGATAGTACCCACATTTATTGCTGATAAGTTTGTACAACACGTAAACTTTGCAAAAGTAATTAAGTTTGAATCCATTAGTCATGATAAGGGGTGGAAATCAATTTGGCAAAAATTTTGCATACGTCATGAAGCATATATAGCTAAACCATTATAA
- a CDS encoding ankyrin repeat domain-containing protein yields MSESKAKYRYALHRAIKDGDTEKVKHLINNDSTLINSKYKDGITALSVALKYKNIPIAKILLNNGADINAKNNSGHTALHTALHMSIIPDGGNYNGKNIADSVGILTQHETNNHSVNDDINAIIKFLVKNGANTNVKDNVDQTPLHCTANSFINNLDIVQLLLDHDADPNMQNVHGLTPLHLVVV; encoded by the coding sequence ATGTCTGAATCTAAGGCTAAATATAGATATGCTTTACATCGTGCTATTAAAGATGGTGATACTGAAAAAGTGAAGCATCTTATTAATAATGATAGTACACTTATCAATTCAAAATATAAAGACGGTATTACCGCTTTATCTGTTGCTTTAAAATATAAGAATATACCTATTGCTAAGATTTTGCTGAACAATGGAGCTGACATCAATGCAAAAAATAATAGTGGACACACTGCTTTACATACAGCTTTGCATATGTCTATTATTCCGGATGGTGGTAATTATAATGGTAAAAATATTGCAGATTCTGTCGGGATTTTAACACAGCATGAGACTAATAACCACAGTGTAAATGACGATATAAATGCAATTATCAAGTTTTTAGTAAAGAATGGCGCTAATACAAATGTAAAAGACAATGTTGATCAAACTCCATTACATTGTACAGCAAATTCTTTTATTAACAACCTAGATATTGTACAGCTTCTACTTGATCACGATGCTGATCCCAATATGCAGAATGTGCATGGCCTAACTCCTTTACATCTTGTTGTTGTGTGA
- the ssb gene encoding single-stranded DNA-binding protein has translation MAGSLNRVTLIGNLGHDPEIRKTNDGKEIAAFSLATTETWRDKHSNEKKEKTEWHRIVVFNDGIVNIIKNYVKKGSKVLIEGSLQTRKWQDSSGQEKYTTEIILQNYNASLILLDSKSSSDASSLHTKTPSDTLSVQNKTQSNLSQSLDDDDLPF, from the coding sequence ATGGCTGGCAGCTTAAATAGAGTAACATTAATAGGAAATCTTGGTCATGATCCAGAAATTAGAAAAACAAATGACGGTAAAGAGATAGCAGCATTTAGCTTAGCAACAACAGAAACATGGCGTGATAAGCATAGCAATGAAAAGAAGGAGAAAACAGAGTGGCATCGTATAGTAGTATTTAATGATGGCATAGTCAATATTATCAAAAATTATGTTAAAAAAGGTAGTAAAGTGCTTATTGAAGGTAGTTTACAAACTAGAAAATGGCAAGATTCATCTGGACAAGAAAAATATACCACTGAAATAATATTACAAAATTATAATGCGAGTTTAATTTTGCTTGATTCAAAATCTTCTAGTGATGCATCATCTCTTCATACTAAAACACCAAGTGATACGCTGTCTGTTCAAAACAAAACACAGTCAAATTTAAGTCAATCACTAGATGATGATGATCTACCATTTTAG
- a CDS encoding reverse transcriptase domain-containing protein yields MAVHSIDRNTWLTKLERIKLLSSKNQDIKFNNLNQDIKFNNLGHIIDLKMLEEQYKELDSKKAIGIDGITKADYGKKLKANLLSLLTRIRKWQYQAKPARITEIPKEDGGKRPLIISCFEDKIIESTVSKILNSVFEPIFLKYSYGFRPKLNAHDALRKLNRLTYNFNKGAIVEIDITKCFNTIKHCELMEFLRKRISDKKFLRLVMKLIETPIIENGTIVTNKEGCRQGSIVSPILANVFLHYVIDSWFAKISKENLMGQTGMVRYCDDMVFVFEKETDAKRFYDVLPKRLNKYGLNINEAKSQMIKSGRDHAANLAKQDKKIASYNFLGFTCYWGKSRFGTTWRLKYTSRRDRFTEKLKGLRKYLRGQLNTQDKTQALSQVIRVIR; encoded by the coding sequence ATGGCTGTACACAGCATAGACAGAAATACATGGTTAACGAAACTTGAGCGTATAAAGTTGCTATCATCGAAAAATCAAGACATAAAGTTTAATAATCTAAATCAAGACATAAAGTTTAATAATCTTGGACATATCATTGATTTAAAGATGTTAGAAGAACAATATAAGGAACTCGATAGCAAGAAAGCGATAGGAATAGATGGTATAACCAAAGCTGATTATGGTAAGAAGTTGAAAGCAAATCTGCTCTCGCTTCTTACTAGAATTCGCAAATGGCAATATCAAGCTAAACCTGCACGAATAACAGAAATTCCAAAAGAAGATGGAGGCAAAAGACCTTTGATAATATCATGTTTTGAAGATAAGATAATCGAGTCTACAGTAAGCAAGATATTAAACTCTGTGTTTGAGCCAATATTCTTAAAGTATTCCTATGGATTTCGACCTAAATTAAATGCACACGATGCTTTAAGGAAGTTAAATAGACTTACGTATAACTTCAATAAAGGGGCTATAGTAGAGATTGATATAACAAAGTGTTTCAATACAATCAAGCATTGTGAGTTGATGGAATTTCTAAGAAAGAGAATATCTGACAAGAAATTTCTAAGACTAGTTATGAAACTGATTGAAACACCAATCATAGAAAATGGTACTATAGTTACTAACAAAGAAGGTTGTCGTCAAGGATCAATAGTTTCACCAATCCTGGCAAATGTCTTTCTGCATTATGTTATAGATAGCTGGTTTGCAAAAATCAGCAAAGAAAACTTAATGGGACAAACAGGAATGGTGAGGTACTGCGACGATATGGTATTTGTCTTTGAAAAGGAAACAGATGCGAAAAGGTTTTATGATGTTTTGCCTAAAAGGTTAAATAAGTATGGGCTAAATATCAATGAAGCTAAATCACAAATGATTAAATCTGGTAGAGACCATGCTGCAAATTTAGCCAAACAAGACAAGAAGATCGCAAGTTATAATTTTCTTGGATTTACTTGCTATTGGGGCAAATCAAGATTTGGCACAACATGGAGACTAAAATATACCTCAAGGAGAGATCGTTTTACTGAGAAACTGAAAGGACTGAGAAAATATTTGCGTGGTCAGCTAAATACGCAAGACAAAACGCAGGCATTATCACAAGTCATTAGAGTTATTAGGTGA